In the genome of Notamacropus eugenii isolate mMacEug1 chromosome 5, mMacEug1.pri_v2, whole genome shotgun sequence, one region contains:
- the ST3GAL6 gene encoding type 2 lactosamine alpha-2,3-sialyltransferase isoform X3, with protein MTLRTPCKKCIVVGNGAVLKNKTLGKQIDCYDVIIRINDGPVRGYEEDVGTRTTFRIFYPESVFTDPADNDPDSVAILAVFKSHDLKWLWEVLAGMIPEVDHFWKKPALNLIYKPEKIRILHPIITRIAAFNMLHFPTTFPKTEKPKHPTTGIIAITLAFYICHEVHLAGFKYNFTDKNGPLHYYGNTTMSMMSKSEYHNITAEQIFLKNITEKKFVINLTED; from the exons atGACTTTGAG AACTCCCTGTAAAAAATGTATTGTTGTTGGTAATGGTGCAGTTTTAAAGAATAAGACCCTGGGAAAACAGATCGACTGCTATGATGTGATAATAAG AATAAATGATGGGCCTGTCAGAGGATATGAAGAAGATGTTGGAACAAGAACGACTTTCCGGATTTTTTACCCAGAATCTGTCTTTACAGACCCAGCCGACAATGACCCTGACTCTGTGGCCATCCTCGCTGTCTTCAAGTCCCATGACTTGAAGTGGTTGTGGGAAGTACTGGCCGGCATGATACCC GAGGTTGATCATTTTTGGAAGAAACCAGCCTTAAATCTAATCTATAAACCTGAAAAAATCAGAATCCTCCATCCTATTATTACAAGAATAGCTGCTTTCAACATGCTTCATTTTCCTACAACTTTTCCCAAAACGGAG AAACCCAAACACCCAACAACAGGGATCATCGCCATCACGTTGGCATTTTACATATGCCATGAAGTTCACTTAGCAGGTTTTAAGTACAATTTTACTGATAAAAACGGCCCTTTGCATTATTATGGGAACACAACCATGTCTATGATGAGCAAG agTGAATACCACAACATAACTGCAGAACAGATTTTCTTAAAGaacatcacagaaaaaaaattcgtTATTAACTTGACAGAAGATTGA